A single genomic interval of Spirochaetales bacterium harbors:
- a CDS encoding nitroreductase family protein, translated as MKITGIDTTKCSVCGICIRECVAGLYSLNGKEGVAYRDPNSWCTGCGHCVSACPENAITYSDREKAREYTDGAVSFEHAFDFILSKRSMRKYREKDIPKHDIDKILDVMRHAPSGHNEQPCEYVVVKRETIKKMLLDETIASLRLFRRLMKIHILLKPFVPRSLYRLLSDHSTLLGLEALIDQYEAGGDPIFYQAPVIVLVHVPDAGRMSYVDPAISVTYGMLAAHSLGLGSCWMGFTMMAVDRNRRVMRRLNISENRLIAGVMTLGYPVHRYYRLPVRREVRAVWFE; from the coding sequence ATGAAAATTACGGGAATCGACACGACTAAATGTTCCGTCTGCGGTATTTGCATCCGGGAGTGTGTCGCAGGATTGTATTCACTCAATGGAAAAGAAGGGGTAGCGTACCGCGATCCGAACAGTTGGTGCACGGGATGCGGTCATTGCGTTTCCGCTTGTCCGGAGAATGCGATTACGTATTCCGACCGTGAGAAGGCACGGGAGTATACGGATGGAGCCGTGTCGTTTGAACATGCTTTCGATTTTATTTTGTCGAAACGCTCTATGCGGAAATATCGGGAAAAGGACATCCCGAAACATGATATTGATAAGATACTTGATGTCATGAGGCATGCGCCGAGCGGACACAATGAGCAACCGTGCGAGTATGTGGTGGTCAAAAGGGAAACAATCAAAAAGATGCTTCTGGATGAAACGATCGCGTCGTTACGTTTGTTCAGACGATTGATGAAGATACATATTCTTTTAAAGCCGTTCGTTCCCCGTTCTCTGTATCGACTGCTTTCGGATCACAGTACCCTTTTGGGACTCGAAGCCCTTATTGATCAATATGAAGCCGGTGGGGATCCGATCTTTTATCAAGCGCCGGTGATCGTCCTTGTCCATGTGCCGGATGCCGGGCGTATGTCGTATGTCGATCCCGCGATCTCGGTTACCTACGGGATGCTTGCCGCACACTCACTCGGATTGGGAAGTTGCTGGATGGGATTTACGATGATGGCGGTCGACCGAAACAGGCGGGTGATGAGGCGACTCAATATTTCAGAAAACAGGCTGATTGCAGGGGTGATGACACTCGGATATCCCGTTCACCGTTATTATCGCCTGCCGGTACGCCGGGAAGTCAGGGCTGTATGGTTTGAGTAG
- a CDS encoding TetR/AcrR family transcriptional regulator, whose protein sequence is MGKNKEESKNRILTAAMRLFAEKGYDGACMDEIARKAKVNKALIYYYFKSKKAVLNELFSTFFRESTELLLRFIERGGFKENAEENKRLFDAEYSTYLETNRDILKILVAESLKSNIRDVPLFKLVDVGGNVDDEKINKIKERVNIPHYTQQQMYVTEFFTGVIPFVCYIVFKEKWCDYFHITKEELAKYFDAAMEATHERHHRNMEEGKG, encoded by the coding sequence ATGGGAAAGAATAAAGAGGAATCAAAAAATCGTATTCTCACCGCCGCAATGCGACTGTTTGCGGAAAAAGGGTATGACGGTGCGTGTATGGATGAAATAGCCCGCAAGGCAAAAGTCAATAAAGCACTGATATATTATTACTTTAAAAGTAAAAAGGCAGTGTTGAATGAGTTGTTCAGTACTTTTTTCAGGGAATCGACAGAGTTGCTTTTACGTTTTATCGAACGGGGGGGATTCAAGGAAAATGCGGAAGAGAACAAACGGCTGTTCGATGCCGAATATTCAACATATCTGGAAACAAACAGGGATATTTTGAAGATACTTGTCGCCGAATCGCTGAAAAGTAATATCAGGGATGTGCCGTTATTCAAGCTTGTCGATGTGGGCGGCAATGTCGATGATGAAAAGATCAATAAAATAAAGGAACGGGTTAATATACCTCATTATACACAACAACAGATGTATGTGACGGAGTTTTTTACCGGAGTCATACCGTTTGTCTGCTATATTGTCTTCAAGGAGAAGTGGTGTGATTATTTCCATATTACAAAAGAAGAGCTGGCGAAGTATTTCGATGCCGCCATGGAAGCGACACATGAACGGCATCACAGGAATATGGAAGAAGGGAAGGGGTAA
- a CDS encoding VWA domain-containing protein → MKRIYRYAFFVTLGVFVITILLLFADFTTARADIEAGIAAGHDGPAIQLAVLLDTSGSMSGLIDQAKACLWNIVNELSETQKDGKTPALYVSLYEYGKQSISTWEGHIRQIVPLSRDLDHIYEELFRLTTNGGDEYCGMVIERALAELPWSDNDDDLKLIFIAGNEPFTQGSVDYKSACATASERGITVNTIHCGNREEGIREFWYDGAVRGGGQYMTIDHNQVVVAIDAPQDEEIARLNEALNNTYIPYGEGGETLMVRQTAQDTNALSVNNENLVKRAAAKSTSNYLNSSWDLVDALRDTSVQLKEIADNELPEQMRTMTLHEREAYIKAKSEERNEIQKKIRFLYKEREAYVRKTSGELEKDDTLGNALMNVLEEQAEKKGYAINK, encoded by the coding sequence ATGAAAAGAATATACAGGTATGCTTTTTTTGTAACCCTTGGCGTTTTTGTGATAACCATTTTGTTGTTGTTTGCCGATTTCACAACCGCGCGCGCGGACATTGAAGCAGGTATCGCGGCCGGCCATGACGGACCGGCGATCCAGCTTGCCGTACTCCTCGATACAAGCGGAAGTATGAGCGGGCTCATCGATCAGGCGAAAGCCTGTCTCTGGAACATCGTAAACGAATTGTCCGAGACACAAAAAGACGGAAAAACACCGGCATTATATGTTTCCCTCTACGAATACGGCAAACAATCAATATCCACATGGGAGGGGCACATCAGACAGATCGTCCCGTTAAGCCGCGATCTGGACCATATCTACGAAGAGCTTTTCAGGCTTACTACAAACGGAGGCGATGAATACTGCGGCATGGTAATCGAACGTGCACTTGCGGAACTGCCGTGGAGTGACAACGATGATGACTTGAAACTTATTTTCATAGCCGGCAATGAACCGTTCACCCAGGGAAGCGTTGATTATAAATCGGCCTGCGCCACCGCTTCAGAACGCGGTATTACCGTTAACACTATACATTGCGGTAACCGTGAAGAAGGAATCCGGGAATTCTGGTATGACGGTGCGGTCCGGGGGGGCGGACAATATATGACTATCGATCATAATCAGGTGGTCGTCGCTATCGATGCCCCGCAGGATGAGGAAATCGCCAGGCTGAATGAAGCGTTGAATAATACGTATATTCCATATGGAGAGGGGGGAGAGACGCTGATGGTCCGTCAGACAGCCCAGGATACAAACGCCCTGTCGGTGAACAACGAGAACCTTGTCAAACGTGCCGCGGCGAAATCCACGTCAAATTACCTGAACAGTTCATGGGATCTCGTCGACGCACTCCGGGATACTTCCGTCCAGTTAAAGGAAATTGCCGATAACGAACTTCCCGAACAAATGAGAACGATGACCCTTCATGAAAGGGAAGCATATATAAAGGCAAAAAGCGAGGAAAGGAACGAGATACAAAAGAAAATTCGTTTTTTATACAAGGAACGGGAAGCATATGTAAGGAAAACAAGCGGTGAACTGGAGAAAGACGACACATTGGGCAATGCCTTGATGAATGTACTCGAAGAACAGGCTGAAAAAAAGGGATATGCCATTAATAAATAA